Proteins encoded in a region of the Zea mays cultivar B73 chromosome 2, Zm-B73-REFERENCE-NAM-5.0, whole genome shotgun sequence genome:
- the LOC100284174 gene encoding Ergosterol biosynthetic protein 28 (The RefSeq protein has 1 substitution compared to this genomic sequence), whose product MSGPSKEQRGMPALGCWLMAVGTFRLAFTWSCFFGSGSLCSATYSEIQVIGVHGRTVAVWTLLSCTLCFLCAFNLTSKPLYAATFLSFVYAFGYLSTECMVYHTMSAASLVPFTFIAVTSMVWMLIQWNSDGHGPRLLHGSTASKQP is encoded by the exons ATGTCTGGCCCTTCGAAGAAGCAGCGCGGCATGCCGGCACTGGGGTGCTGGCTAATGGCTGTCGGCACCttccgcttggccttcacctggtCGTGCTTCTTCGGCTCCGGGTCGCTCTGCTCAGCCACCTACTCCGAGATACAGG TGATCGGCGTGCATGGGCGCACGGTTGCGGTGTGGACGCTGCTGTCGTGCACCCTCTGCTTCCTGTGCGCCTTCAACCTCACCAGCAAGCCGCTGTACGCGGCCACCTTCCTGTCCTTCGTCTACGCCTTCGGGTACCTGAGCACCGAGTGCATGGTGTACCACACCATGAGTGCAGCTAGTCTCGTCCCGTTCACCTTCATCGCTG TCACATCCATGGTCTGGATGCTGATTCAATGGAACTCGGATGGTCACGGCCCCCGTCTTCTTCATGGGTCTACTGCTTCCAAGCAGCCATGA
- the LOC103649476 gene encoding probable 3-hydroxyisobutyryl-CoA hydrolase 3, with product MDDVGGAAAGGGDSKQVLVEADGNTRTLILNRPNQLNVLSSAMIKGLLNCFTAFVKDDGVKLLIMKGSGRAFCAGGDVVAGVQSINNEGWKWGADFFRDQYFLNYIIARCIKPQVSLLTGIVMGGGAGVSLHGKFRVATNNTVFAMPETSLGLFPDVGASYFLARLPGFYGEYVALVGARLDGAEMLACGLATHFVPSNRMLLLEESLKKVDTSNSFVVCSTIDQFCQQPSLKQKSSLNRLEIINKCFSKRTVEEIISSLEEVASNSASKWVAQTIKYLKKASPTSLKITLRSIREGRTQTVGECLQREYRMVCHVVRGDFSRDIFEGCRAILVDKDKNPKWMPPRLEQVHDDAVEEYFSRVDDPEWEDLDLPVMYSNGRIMESKL from the exons ATGGACGACGTCGGCGgtgctgctgctggtggtggcGATTCAAAGCAG GTCTTGGTTGAAGCAGATGGGAACACACGCACGCTTATTTTGAACAGGCCGAACCAGCTGAATGTACTCTCCTCTGCAATG ATTAAGGGACTCCTGAACTGTTTCACTGCTTTTGTGAAAGATGATGGAGTTAAATTGTTGATTATGAAG GGTTCTGGAAGAGCATTTTGTGCTGGAGGTGATGTTGTTGCTGGTGTCCAGTCGATAAATAATG AAGGATGGAAATGGGGCGCTGATTTCTTCCGAGATCAATATTTTTTAAACTACATAATTGCAAGATGTATCAAACCTCAG GTTTCTCTTCTTACTGGAATTGTCATGGGTGGAGGCGCTGGTGTTTCTTTACATGGAAAATTTCGAGTTGCCACTAATAACACG GTTTTTGCAATGCCAGAAACATCTCTTGGTCTTTTTCCCGATGTTGGGGCCTCATATTTTTTGGCTCGACTTCCTGGGTTCTATG GAGAGTATGTTGCTCTTGTTGGTGCTAGATTGGATGGTGCTGAAATGCTTGCATGTGGTCTCGCAACTCATTTTGTCCCTTCAAAT AGAATGCTTTTGCTGGAAGAATCCCTTAAAAAGGTGGACACCTCGAATAGTTTTGTTGTATGTAGTACTATCGATCAATTTTGTCAACAGCCATCCCTAAAACAAAAAAGTTCCTTGAATAG GTTGGAAATCATCAACAAATGCTTTTCTAAAAGAACAGTTGAAGAAATTATATCCTCTCTT GAGGAAGTGGCCTCAAATTCAGCAAGCAAATGGGTTGCTCAGACAATTAAGTATCTGAAAAAGGCTTCTCCTACTAGTCTGAAAATCACATTGAGATCG ATAAGAGAAGGGAGAACACAAACCGTTGGGGAGtgcttgcaacgggaatatagaaTGGTTTGCCATGTCGTACGTGGTGACTTCAGTCGAGACATTTTTGAA GGATGCAGGGCTATACTAGTAGATAAAGATAAAAATCCAAAG TGGATGCCTCCAAGGTTGGAACAAGTGCATGATGATGCAGTTGAAGAGTATTTCTCTAGGGTTGATGATCCAGAGTGGGAAGATTTGGACCTACCTGTCATGTATTCAAATGGAAGAATTATGGAGTCCAAGCTTTGA